From the Planktothricoides raciborskii GIHE-MW2 genome, the window ACAGCATTTAAACCAAGATATTTTGGCAGTGACAAAATTACACGAAACAAAATCATTAAAATCGCTCAAACGCCAGTTCAACAGAGAAGCAGAAATCCTCTATAAACTAAGCGATTGCCGTAGTATTCCGCAAATTTTAGCCTGCTTTAAAGAACAGCAAAACTATTATTTGGTGCAAGAGTTTATTGAGGGAACAGCACTCACGGAGGAATTTCCTATTGGCAAACGGGACACGAAGCGATGGACAGAAAAACAATGCCTGGAAATGCTCCAAGAAGTCTTGGGTATTTTGGAAATCATCCATGAACATAGTGCGATTCACTGCAATTTAAATCCGAATAATTTAATCAGACGAGCTTCAGACAGAAGCTTAGTTCTGATTAATTTTGGGGCGGTGCAGCCAGTCCGTTCGCTTACGGATCGCAGAAAACTTTCGCTCACAGTGCCGATGGGTACATTTGGATATTTACCCCCGGAACAACTGACTAACTATCCTCAACCCAATAGTGACCTCTATTCTTTAGGTTTAATTGCCATTGAAGCATTGACCGGAGTGCATCCAGGACAATTAAAGGTCAATGGTTATACTGGGGAAATTTGCTGGCAGGAAGAATTACTAGGGCCGGTGAGTGAAGACTTGGTGAACATTCTGAATTTGATGGTGCTAAATCAGTATCAACAGCGCTATCAATCGGTTATCGAAGTAAAGCAGGCGATCGCCTCATTACTCTGTCCAGAGAAACAACCTTTAGTCCTAGATGCGACGGAAGTTGCCCCCACCCTGGAGATAGCTGGGGAAGGGGAAACCGAAACCCCCAGCACCGATGAGCATTCCCAGTCCGTCACCGAAACTGCGACCCAGGAGGCGATCGGCGAAATCCCCTCTGTAGAGAATCGCATCCCTGAAGAATCCTTATTAAAAGAAAACACAGAAACTCAGGCGGAAAATCCCTCAGAAAATCTCCCGGAAAATCTTCCGGAAAATCTTCCGGAAAATCTCCCGGAAAATATCATCGATTTGTCTGCCCAGAAAACCCTCAGCCCTGGGAAAAAATACGGTGCTTATTTTTTCCTCGTGATTTTTATGATCGCGAGCATTATTACTAATAGTCTGATTGGCTGCCTTGGACTGATTCAGTTATTCAAAATTCTGCCATCGGATCTCGGCTTTGAAAGCTTTACTCGCGCCCAAGAACTGTATCAAAGTGGAGATTTAACACAGGCGATCGCCCTAGCCCAATCAGTCCGCTGGGATAGTTCCGCTTATCAAGACGCCCAAACAGCTTTGGAAGAGTGGGAAGTTGAATCAGAAAAAGCGATCGCCAAATTCCAGGTAATTCAAACCGCATTTCAGGAAAGCCGGTGGGTAGATGTACTTTCATTAGCGGCGGAAATGCCTGCCATTTCTTATTGGCAAGATCAAATTGCCCCATTAGTCAGTCAAGCAGCCCTCAAAGCTGCCCCAGAAGCCCAAGAATTTTTACAACAAGCCTATCACAAAGCCAGCCAGAAAAATTTTCTGGGGGCGATTCAACTGCTCAAACAAATTCCCCATCAAACTCCAGCCTATCAAACCGCCCAAGCCAAAATCTTGGAGTATGAAGCAAAGCAGCAGATAAAATTAGAAACCCAAGCCTATCAACTCCTCAAGCAAGCTTATCAACGGGCGGAGGCGAAAGATTTTGCCGGGGCACTAAACCATCTGGAAAAAATCCCCGCAGGCACTCCAACCCATGCCCGGGTACAAGAGAAAATTGCCGAGTATCAAACCAAACAGCAGATTAAAGGGAATGCCTTATTACAAAAAGCCTACAATCATGCCGCCCAAAAAGATTATGCCGCCGCGATCGAGGTACTCAAGCAAATTCCCTCACAAACCACCGCTTATCAAGTTGCTCAAGGGAAAATCAAAGAGTATAACCTCAAACTGCGGTATCGACTCACCAACCGAACTCGCAGACAGATGAGTCAATTGCCTAGGGGTCAAAACAGTCATTTCATGGCCACCGCCAATTCCTACAGTTTAAATCCTGGGGCCTATTTCCAAGAGGTCAATATTTAACTTTTAACATTTATATAGTCTAGTTTTGGCTGGCTCGATCCACAGAAGCATCCCCTGGCCCCAGGGTAAACTTTAAAGGCAAGCGGGAAGGATAGGCTTTAGTCACTTCCCGATAAACTTGATGGTTGGTTGGCAACTTAACCATCTCGGTTCCTAGCTGATAACTCAAGTGATATTCCACTTGTTTCAACAGTTCAGGAGAACCGGGAGTTTCATTGGGCTGTTGCTTGGCTTCAATGTCATCAACGGTGGGACGGGGTGGCGTCGCTGGCCACCAGAGTCCTTGGTCATCAGACCTGGTGACTGCCCCGTCTGGTTTTTGGCCATTCTGGTTCAGCAATGAATTGGTGGCAAAAGTTTCCAGGCGGGGGAATTTTTCGCGCTGGTTGGTGTAAGCAACTTGCCAAGTGTATGTGACTAAGGCGGTGGCTTCATAGCGATCGGTGACAATATTGTTGCAACCTGTGAGGGTAAATAGCAATAATGTATTGAATGTTATCGAACTCAAGGAGAAAATTGCTTTGAGTGGTTGTGTTGCGCGATCGCCAATATCGCCAATAGGCAAATTTCTTAAGGGTTTCGCCTGGGGTAGGGGGGGCTCGCTATCGTTTTTTTTCATCAAACACCTACAAAAATTAAAAAAAATTTACACAATCTGCACAGAATCTTCATGCAATTTGCACCACTTTATCCTATTATCTACTCAATTCTTAAACCGATCTTTCCCAACTGCCTCTGGTCAGGAAACAGAAATATGCCGGAAATTGCCCTGACTTTTGATGACGGTCCAAATGAGCAGTGGACACCTCAACTCCTGGAAGTTTTGGATCGCCATGAAGTCCGTGCCAGTTTTTTTTGGCTAGGACGTTGTGTGCAGCGGTGGCCTGATGTAGCAAAAGCCGTGTATGAACGAGGTCATAATATTGGTTTGCATGGTTATGACCATCGGTGTTTTCCCTTACTGTCTGAGGCAGAGTTAAAGCAGAGTTTAGCCAAAACCCAGGAGGCGATCGCCGCTGCTTGTCACTTAGACGGCACAGGACACTAAATAAGAGTCAAATAAGCTAACCAACACTAAACAAACACTAAATATGTGGGATATTGACCGATCCGACCGAGCGTCATTCAGCAAAAACTTTTCCCTGCGGATCCGAGGGACATCTGGCTGTTGCCGATTCATTGAACAAAAATGGGGAGGCGGAGTCCAGACCAACACCCAACAGGAAACACCGCTCAAAGGTTAATTTATGATAGATAACCCCAATTCTGGATAAATTAATTAAAATAACAATCAATACCTCACTGGGTAAAATGACATATAATGATAGATAAGGACCATTCAAGCACTAAAATCTAAAAACGGGAGGGGAAGACAACAGATCATTTGATGTTCTGTAAGTCCGAATCGGCATTCCCAGCAGTCTTAGTCGCTGCTCTGCTCGCTCTGTGTTATTTCATCCCTGGGTTTGAGCAGAGATCATCTGGATCCAAGAAATTACGGATTTTCCGTGTTAATTCATTGTTTATTAGATGATGGGCTAACTAGACAAGATTGTGTAAATCTATAGAACCCTTTTGATTTCACAGCCAGGAAAAAAATCCTAGTTAGTTCCACTGTTCAAATTTATTCACAATTCATCTGGATGATTTACAGATGCTCACAGGGTAGAATTTTCTACGATTAACTAAACGGTCAACTAAATTACACCAATTAACTGAGTATGGTGATTCGTCCAAAAAATCAATGGCTTAAGTCAGTGCAATCAAAATTAGTTCACCCTACATCTCCTACATCTCCTACATCTCTTGTGCAAGAGCGTCCCAAGAAAAAAACCGGATCGCTCAAAAATTTATTTATAATATAGGAGATTAATGCGGCTGAATTTGGCAGAATTCAGCATCATTGACTCATGTTGACTCATTAGAAAACAAAACAGCAGGTGTCAATTCTTGATTAGTCCAATATTTGTCCCTGCCCAAGCTCCATCGGCGCCAAATCTGAGGAGAATGGCTGACTATGTGGTGGCGTTTAGGAGGGTGTTAGAGGATGGATAGACGGCTTTTGGGTGGGAAAAATTTTTAGCGAATTAATTCGCGGAAAACCGATGAAAACCAAGGCCAAAAAGTCAAGAAATATCCAATAACTCAAGTCAGTGGAGGGGGATAAAAACCCAGATAATGGATGCCTGAATCTGAATCATTTTTCTCCCTCTAGCTGAAGTCCAGAGGAAAAACCGCCAAGCCTAGAGACAGAATGTCTTGGAACAAGTTACACTGAAAAAATCAAAGCAAAAACGCGAGCCAAAGATGAAACATTCTCTGACAGTAGCAATGGCAACGTATGGGTGTGGCAAATACGTGGCAAATAGAATGGAAAGGGTGTAAAAATTTCTTTTTGTTCGTTATCATGGGTTAAAAAGTAAAATTCAAGATGGGTGCAGCGATCGATCTAAGCGAAAAAGACAAGCCAAAAAGAATGTTTTCGGCGGGTTTCAGCAATTGTCGCCCAAGCGATCGTTTCAAAGGCGCCAAAAATTATTCACCATCGAAATCGAAAGAAATTTCGAGAGTATCTGGCTGGCTTTGACCCTTGGATTAACTGAAAACCTACTAAAGAAATCTAGGATAGATCATAATCGGGTAAACTTGTTTATTGAGATGAGACAACATGATTCAAACTCAAAAAACTTGGCATTCAGAAATCAGTTCACCAACCAGCAGGCAAATTTTGTGAAACAGGTTACAATCAAAAAGGATTTCAGTAAACCTGAGAAAACCCGCTAGGGTTGATTTTTATCGCTCAACTCAAGTCGCAGGTCTATCAAATTCCCCTGATAAAAGGGTTCATCAGGCCCGATATGGCGCCAGAACACCTTCGGATTTTTTGATTAAATATTGTGCTGACCTGTTGTCAAGTGACTACACTGACTGGTATTCAGGTAAATGCACTCACCTAGGCTTAAACCAGAGACTTTACCAAATAAGCGGTTGTAAAACCTTCTTACTGCCTAGATTTTCACCGAAATTAATGCATCCTAGGCGATCGGTGAAGTGTTGATTGTTTCATTAAGGAGCACGAGGAACGCGGCATGACCCAGGCTAATAACGTACTGGCCCCCATTGATCAGTCTGATCTAAAAAAATCGATGATTTCTTCTGAGAATGAGTTCGGCTTATTGCTAGATGATGAAGATGATTTAGCATTAGGCACCACCGATGATGGTGACATCTATTTAGACGCTCATTCTGATGACGATGAAGACGAGAAGTCTGGCAAACTTCGCACAGCCCGTCGGAAAACTCAAGCCAAGAAAAAGCAATACACTGAAGATTCTATTCGTCTATATTTACAAGAAATTGGCCGGATTCGTCTCCTCCGAGCGGATGAGGAAATTGAACTGGCGCGGAAAATTGCCGACTTGCTGGAGTTAGAGCGAGTCCGGGAAGAACTGATGGATCAGTTGGATCGGGAACCCAACTTGCTGGAGTGGTCGAGTGCCGTTCGTATGGGGGTTCCAGAATTTCGCAAGCGTCTCCACATGGGACGGCGGGCGAAAGAAAAGATGGTTCAATCCAACTTGCGATTGGTAGTTTCGATCGCCAAGAAATATATGAATCGGGGATTGTCTTTCCAAGACCTGATTCAAGAAGGATCTCTCGGTCTAATTCGGGCAGCGGAAAAGTTTGACCACGAAAAAGGCTATAAGTTTTCTACCTATGCAACTTGGTGGATTCGCCAAGCGATTACCCGGGCGATCGCCGACCAATCTCGGACAATTCGTTTGCCGGTTCACTTGTATGAAACCATCTCCCGAATTAAGAAAACTACCAAACTTCTTTCTCAAGAAATGGGACGTAAGCCCACAGAAGAAGAAATCGCCACTCGGATGGAAATGACCATCGAAAAATTACGATTCATTGCCAAATCCGCCCAGTTACCAATTTCTTTAGAAACCCCGATTGGCAAAGAAGAAGATTCTCGGCTGGGTGATTTCATTGAATCCGATGGCGAAACCCCAGAAGATCAAGTCTCTAAGAGTTTACTGCGGGAAGACCTCGAAAGTGTTCTGGATACTTTGAGCCCTCGCGAACGGGATGTTTTACGGCTCCGCTATGGCTTAGATGATGGCAAGATGAAAACCTTAGAAGAAATTGGCCAACTCTTCAATGTCACCCGGGAACGGATTCGCCAAATCGAAGCCAAAGCCTTAAGAAAACTGCGCCATCCTAATCGCAATAGCATTCTTAAGGAGTATATCCGCTAAATGTTATCGGTAGATTAACAACTGTTGACTTAATTAAGTATTCAGTTTTTTGCCATGATTTTACTCATGGATGGTGGGTGAAATCGGTCAAGCCCAAAAATGTCAACGGTTCCCTCAGAAACAGTCAGAGTTCTCCAGGGAACTCTGACTGTTTCTCCGGTCGTCAGTCAATCTAGGGATGACATGGTTAATCGTTAGCTCTAGTCATGCCGTATAAAAGATCGGCTCGTTTGGCGCTGATTTTAGGGAGCAAGGGTTCTCCAGGTTGACCCGAACTGATTGGCTGTTGTCAATTGGGTTCTGGGTGACTTTATTTGAGCAAAAATTGCGCTAAAAAAGTTGGGAGGAAAAATCATCGTCCCAACTTTTTTATGGCTGATTTTTGCCGCCGATCAGAACTGGCGCCTCACAGCTATGTTCCATATTAACCTAGGGTGAAATACCCAAAAATCTGCATATTTGCTTAACTTTTCCTATCGACCTTTGAGGGCTTTATTAAAATTTTGGCGATAAGGTTTATTTGTCGCCAGTAACAATGGCCACATTAAGGTTAAACGCAGCTTACCTTGACTAAAGTTCGTATGACGAAAGCCTTTCCAGAATTTCCAGGCACCACCCACATAGACTACTAAAAATGCTAAACCCAGTAATTCCATTGGATTAATTCCTTATGTAATAAAACGAACTGACCACAATTGAAATCAACTTGCCTGCCAGCAGTCCGACTGGAGGCTGGCAGGCAAAGATTCTTTTTCCAGTGTAAACCTGATGATTCACAGTCAGAGTGGTGTGGCGATCGCCACACCACTGTACCGCCGTGAGATGATATTACTGAAAGCAACTAGGATCAAAGAAGCGAAATCATCACATCTGCGGCTTTGACCTAACAGGGACCTAACAGATAAAGATAGGAGGAATTATGCGAGCAGTGTTAATGGCAGGAGGTTCAGGCACGAGGTTGAGACCGTTAACCTGCGATCTCCCTAAACCAATGGTTCCAGTGCTCAACCGACCGATCGCCGAACATATTATTAATCTGCTCAAACGACATGACATCACCGAAGTCATTGCCACATTGCACTATCTCCCGGACGTAATGCGGGACTATTTCCAAGACGGCAGTGATTTTGGGGTGCAAATGACTTACGCTGTCGAAGAAGATCAACCCCTTGGGACAGCCGGGTGCGTGAAAAATATTGCCGAACTGCTCGATGATACTTTTTTAGTCATTAGCGGTGATAGCATTACGGACTTCAATCTGACGGAAGCGATTAAATTTCATAAAGAAAAAGGATCAAAAGCCACACTGGTATTAGCCCATGTTCCCAACCCCATTGAGTTCGGGGTGGTGATTACGGATAAAAATGGCATGATTCGGCGATTTTTAGAAAAACCATCTACCAGTGAAATTTTTTCCGATACAGTCAACACCGGCACTTATATCTTGGAGCCGGAAGTGTTGGAATACTTGCCCTCCAACCAAGAATGTGACTTTTCTCAAGATTTATTCCCCTTGTTGCTGGAAGAAGGGGAGCCAATGTATGGCTATATCGGCCAAGGATATTGGTGTGATGTGGGGCATTTAGATACTTACCGGGAAGCTCAATATGACGCTTTGTACGGCAAAGTCAAGCTGGAATTTGCCTATCAGCAAAAGTCTCCCGGTCTATGGGTGGGTCAGAATACATATATTGATTCGACCGTGAAAATTGAAACCCCCGCGTTAATTGGGGATAATTGCCGCATTGGGTCGCGGGTGATCGTGGAAGCCGGAACTACGATCGGGGATAATGTGACGATTGGTGCGGATGCTGAATTGAAGCGTCCGATTATTTGGAATGGGGTAATCGTCGGCGAAGAAGCGAACTTAAGTGCTTGTGTCACCGCCAGGGGGGTGAGAATCGATCGCCGCGCTCATATTTTAGAAGGGGCGGTGGTGGGTTCTCTTTCCAATATCGGGGAAGAGGCGCTAATTAACACTTCCGTGCGGGTTTGGCCCAGCAAAAAGATTGAGTCTGGGGCCACGTTAAATATTAATTTAATTTGGGGAAATACGGCACAGCGGAATCTGTTCGGCCAGCGGGGAGTTTCCGGTTTGGCGAATATTGATATTACTCCAGAGTTTGCGGTAAAACTGGGAGCCGCTTATGGTTCCACCTTAAAACCCGGGTCACAGGTGACGGTTTCTCGCGACCAGCGGGGAATTTCTCGGATGGTTTCCCGGTCTTTAATTGCCGGACTGATGTCTGTGGGGACGAATATTCAAAACTTGGAGGCAACGGCGATTCCTTTAGCCCGTTCCATTATCCCCACTCTGTCCGTAGTTGGGGGGATTCATGTGCGGGTGCATCCAGACCGACCTGATGCTTTGTTGATCGAATTTTTTGATGAGCAAGGGATTAATATTTCTAAGGCACGGGAGAAGAAGATTGAGGGGGCTTATTTTAAGGAGGATTTCCGGCGATCGCAGATTAATGAAATTGGCAATATGTCTTATCCCAGTCAAGTCATCGAACTTTACAGTGCGGGCTTTGAGAAATACCTGAATGTGGAAGCCATTCGCCATAGTCGGGCAAAGGTGGTGATTGACTATATGTATGCGGTCTACGGTGCCGTGTTGCCCTTGCTGTTGGCCAAGTTTGGGGTGGATGCGGTGGTACTCAATGCCAGCTTGAGTCAAACAGCACCCAGTTCAGCGGAACGAGAAGATTTATTAATTCAACTCGGTCGGGTGGTGGAAGCGGTTAAAGCCAGTTTTGGGGTGCAGGTTTCGGCCAATGGCGAACAGCTTATTTTAGTGGACGAGTCCGGCGCCCCGATTCGCGGCGAAATGTTAACCGCTTTGATGGTCAGTTTGGTGTTGACTTCTTACCCCCGTGGGACGGTGGTGGTGCCAGTCCATACCAGTTCGGCGATCGAGCAAATCGCTCGACGGCATGATGGCCGGGTGATTCGCACCAAGGCCAATCCCACGGCGTTGATGGAGGCTTGCCACACGAATTCTAATGTGGTATTGGGTGGTAGCGGAGAAATGGGATTTATTTTTCCCCAACTCCATCCGGGGTTTGATGCTATGTTCTGTATTGCCAAAGTAATTGAGATGATGACTTTACAAGAGCGATCACTGATGCAGATTCGTTCTGATTTGCCTCATGTCAGTCATAAAAGCTATACGGTGCGTTGTCCGTGGCGCGTCAAAGGCGCATTAATGCGTCATCTGGTGGAAACCCATCCCACAGAAAGTTTGGAATTGGTCGATGGGGTAAAAATTTTTCAATATCCCCACAGTGATGATTGGGTGCTGATTTTGCCCGATGCGGGAGAACCATTAGTCCATATTTTCATCAACAGCCCCGATCGCGAATGGGTCGATCAGGCTTTGTGGAATTACCGTAGTCAAGTACAAAAGTTTGTCGCCCAAGCACAAGACGGTATGGGCAACTCCGCAAATCGTTAAGACGTAGCAGTACAATCTCCGCAATTCCGATCTATTGTAGAAGAAATCGTCTTCGGACTGATTTCGCTGAATATTGTTGAATATTTCCGGGAAGTCAGTCATTGTCTAGGAATCTGCCACGCACAAAATTGTGATAGAAAAAGAGAAAGAGAAAGAAAAAGAACAAGATGAATAGTTGTATTTTAATGGCGGAGATTATTCAAGAACCGCAATTACGCTACACCGCAGATAACCAAACGGCCATTACGGAAATGGTGGTTCAGTTTGAAAGTATCCGCCCTGACGATCACCCCTCCACTCTCAAGGCGATCGCCTGGGGAAATCGCGCTCAGGAAATCTATAACCATTACAAAGTTGGCGATCGCGTCGTCCTTGAAGGCCGACTCAGCATGAGAAACGTCGATCGACCCGAAGGATTTAAAGAAAAACGGGCGGAACTGGTTGTCTCACGGGTTCATGCTTTAGGTGGTAGTGCGGCAACCACTTCCCAGTCCCCACCCCCGCCAGCTTTTGCGGCTCCCACCCCCCCTACCCCAAATGTTGTCTCGATTGAATCTCGTCGGCAACCGGCAAATAGCCTGCCTAATCAAACTCCCGCTTTCACTGCCCCCTCGGTGCCTCAACCTTTAGCTGGAGTCCCCAGTTCTTCGACAACATCTAAGACTTATTCCCCAGACATCCCCTCTCGTCCACCATCAATGCCTTCAAGTTCTGACTCCCCATCGGCAGCAGATTTAGATGAAATTCCTTTCTAGGAGTCATAAAAAAATAACAAGTTAGCTAAAATTCATCAACTGAAGACCAAACACTTCCGCAAAAGTGATGGCCAATTGCTGGCGGACTAGATCAATTTGAATATCGGGGATAAACTCAGCTAAACTGCCCACGGGGCGATCGGCAATCCCACAAGGGACAATCTTTTGAAACCCTTGCAGATCGGGACAAACATTCAAAGCAAAACCGTGCATCGTAATCCAACGACTCACTTTAATCCCGATCGCCGCTACTTTTCGCCCCTCGACCCAAACTCCCGTCATTCCAGGGATTCGGCAACCTTCTAAACCATAAAGCCCCAAGACCTGAATTAAAACTGCTTCCAACTGACGTAAGTACCAATGCAGGTCGGGAC encodes:
- a CDS encoding mannose-1-phosphate guanyltransferase, with the protein product MRAVLMAGGSGTRLRPLTCDLPKPMVPVLNRPIAEHIINLLKRHDITEVIATLHYLPDVMRDYFQDGSDFGVQMTYAVEEDQPLGTAGCVKNIAELLDDTFLVISGDSITDFNLTEAIKFHKEKGSKATLVLAHVPNPIEFGVVITDKNGMIRRFLEKPSTSEIFSDTVNTGTYILEPEVLEYLPSNQECDFSQDLFPLLLEEGEPMYGYIGQGYWCDVGHLDTYREAQYDALYGKVKLEFAYQQKSPGLWVGQNTYIDSTVKIETPALIGDNCRIGSRVIVEAGTTIGDNVTIGADAELKRPIIWNGVIVGEEANLSACVTARGVRIDRRAHILEGAVVGSLSNIGEEALINTSVRVWPSKKIESGATLNINLIWGNTAQRNLFGQRGVSGLANIDITPEFAVKLGAAYGSTLKPGSQVTVSRDQRGISRMVSRSLIAGLMSVGTNIQNLEATAIPLARSIIPTLSVVGGIHVRVHPDRPDALLIEFFDEQGINISKAREKKIEGAYFKEDFRRSQINEIGNMSYPSQVIELYSAGFEKYLNVEAIRHSRAKVVIDYMYAVYGAVLPLLLAKFGVDAVVLNASLSQTAPSSAEREDLLIQLGRVVEAVKASFGVQVSANGEQLILVDESGAPIRGEMLTALMVSLVLTSYPRGTVVVPVHTSSAIEQIARRHDGRVIRTKANPTALMEACHTNSNVVLGGSGEMGFIFPQLHPGFDAMFCIAKVIEMMTLQERSLMQIRSDLPHVSHKSYTVRCPWRVKGALMRHLVETHPTESLELVDGVKIFQYPHSDDWVLILPDAGEPLVHIFINSPDREWVDQALWNYRSQVQKFVAQAQDGMGNSANR
- the lipB gene encoding lipoyl(octanoyl) transferase LipB, coding for MFSDTKPHPTRLCEFYNLGLMDYIQAWNWQRSLVESRRSHPELNDVLIVLEHPPVYTLGTGASLDFLKFDLETSEVPVHRIERGGEVTYHCPGQLVGYPILNLRHYRPDLHWYLRQLEAVLIQVLGLYGLEGCRIPGMTGVWVEGRKVAAIGIKVSRWITMHGFALNVCPDLQGFQKIVPCGIADRPVGSLAEFIPDIQIDLVRQQLAITFAEVFGLQLMNFS
- a CDS encoding protein kinase; the protein is MYQLVSNSSFNELIAERYQVIEVLKKDGCLQSVLAEDTQDAGHRKYLIKCLIKQHLNQDILAVTKLHETKSLKSLKRQFNREAEILYKLSDCRSIPQILACFKEQQNYYLVQEFIEGTALTEEFPIGKRDTKRWTEKQCLEMLQEVLGILEIIHEHSAIHCNLNPNNLIRRASDRSLVLINFGAVQPVRSLTDRRKLSLTVPMGTFGYLPPEQLTNYPQPNSDLYSLGLIAIEALTGVHPGQLKVNGYTGEICWQEELLGPVSEDLVNILNLMVLNQYQQRYQSVIEVKQAIASLLCPEKQPLVLDATEVAPTLEIAGEGETETPSTDEHSQSVTETATQEAIGEIPSVENRIPEESLLKENTETQAENPSENLPENLPENLPENLPENIIDLSAQKTLSPGKKYGAYFFLVIFMIASIITNSLIGCLGLIQLFKILPSDLGFESFTRAQELYQSGDLTQAIALAQSVRWDSSAYQDAQTALEEWEVESEKAIAKFQVIQTAFQESRWVDVLSLAAEMPAISYWQDQIAPLVSQAALKAAPEAQEFLQQAYHKASQKNFLGAIQLLKQIPHQTPAYQTAQAKILEYEAKQQIKLETQAYQLLKQAYQRAEAKDFAGALNHLEKIPAGTPTHARVQEKIAEYQTKQQIKGNALLQKAYNHAAQKDYAAAIEVLKQIPSQTTAYQVAQGKIKEYNLKLRYRLTNRTRRQMSQLPRGQNSHFMATANSYSLNPGAYFQEVNI
- the rpoD gene encoding RNA polymerase sigma factor RpoD, with amino-acid sequence MTQANNVLAPIDQSDLKKSMISSENEFGLLLDDEDDLALGTTDDGDIYLDAHSDDDEDEKSGKLRTARRKTQAKKKQYTEDSIRLYLQEIGRIRLLRADEEIELARKIADLLELERVREELMDQLDREPNLLEWSSAVRMGVPEFRKRLHMGRRAKEKMVQSNLRLVVSIAKKYMNRGLSFQDLIQEGSLGLIRAAEKFDHEKGYKFSTYATWWIRQAITRAIADQSRTIRLPVHLYETISRIKKTTKLLSQEMGRKPTEEEIATRMEMTIEKLRFIAKSAQLPISLETPIGKEEDSRLGDFIESDGETPEDQVSKSLLREDLESVLDTLSPRERDVLRLRYGLDDGKMKTLEEIGQLFNVTRERIRQIEAKALRKLRHPNRNSILKEYIR
- a CDS encoding polysaccharide deacetylase family protein, whose translation is MQFAPLYPIIYSILKPIFPNCLWSGNRNMPEIALTFDDGPNEQWTPQLLEVLDRHEVRASFFWLGRCVQRWPDVAKAVYERGHNIGLHGYDHRCFPLLSEAELKQSLAKTQEAIAAACHLDGTGH
- a CDS encoding single-stranded DNA-binding protein, giving the protein MNSCILMAEIIQEPQLRYTADNQTAITEMVVQFESIRPDDHPSTLKAIAWGNRAQEIYNHYKVGDRVVLEGRLSMRNVDRPEGFKEKRAELVVSRVHALGGSAATTSQSPPPPAFAAPTPPTPNVVSIESRRQPANSLPNQTPAFTAPSVPQPLAGVPSSSTTSKTYSPDIPSRPPSMPSSSDSPSAADLDEIPF